One window of the Pseudoxanthobacter soli DSM 19599 genome contains the following:
- a CDS encoding cation:proton antiporter — translation MLSLFQLLAGLLTVTATFAWLNHRVLRLPDSIGLLVMGLGASLTLIAIEIVFPDTHLYATLATGLQQIDFYEAVMHGMLAFLLFAGALHVDFGRLRRRAPVVGAFATLGVALSSLIIAAGLWLGTEALGMPIGFAWSLVFGALIAPTDPVAVLSTLRSVNVPEKLETDMTGEALFNDGVAVVLFTITLQMAAGSEGASRFAHIAQMLVLEAGGGALLGLATGYVAYRAMRAIDDYSIEVMISLALVTATYALADAFHMSGPIAVVVAGVLIGNRGVACAMSDRTRRYIFGFWTLVDDILNAVLFLLIGLEVLVLNFNPAMAWVGLIAVPLVLVGRFISVAVSVSLLARWQSFAKGTLAVLTWGGVRGGISVALALSLTGTPARSPLLAATYAVVLFTILVQGLTLGWVVRKTAVVQEGGPRGGPSDG, via the coding sequence ATGCTTTCTCTGTTTCAGCTCCTGGCCGGTCTTCTCACGGTGACCGCCACCTTCGCGTGGCTCAACCATCGGGTGCTCCGGCTTCCGGACAGCATCGGCCTGCTGGTGATGGGGCTCGGGGCGTCGCTGACGCTGATCGCCATCGAGATCGTGTTTCCCGATACGCACCTTTACGCCACGCTGGCCACAGGCCTGCAGCAGATCGATTTCTACGAGGCCGTCATGCACGGCATGCTCGCCTTCCTGCTGTTCGCCGGGGCGCTGCACGTGGACTTCGGCCGCTTGCGGCGCCGCGCACCCGTGGTGGGCGCCTTCGCCACCCTCGGGGTCGCCCTGTCCAGCCTCATCATCGCCGCCGGCCTGTGGCTCGGCACCGAGGCCCTCGGCATGCCGATCGGCTTCGCCTGGTCGCTCGTCTTCGGTGCGCTGATCGCCCCCACGGATCCGGTCGCCGTCCTGTCGACGCTGCGCTCGGTCAATGTTCCGGAGAAGCTCGAAACCGACATGACCGGCGAGGCGCTTTTCAACGACGGCGTCGCGGTCGTGCTTTTCACCATCACGCTCCAGATGGCCGCGGGGAGCGAAGGGGCTTCCCGATTCGCGCACATCGCGCAGATGCTGGTGCTGGAGGCGGGCGGCGGTGCGCTCCTGGGCCTCGCGACCGGCTATGTCGCCTATCGGGCGATGCGCGCCATCGACGACTATTCGATCGAGGTGATGATCTCGCTCGCGCTGGTGACCGCCACCTATGCGCTGGCCGACGCCTTCCACATGAGCGGGCCGATCGCGGTGGTGGTGGCCGGTGTGCTCATCGGCAATCGCGGCGTCGCCTGTGCCATGAGCGACCGCACGAGACGCTACATCTTCGGCTTCTGGACTCTGGTGGACGACATCCTCAATGCCGTGCTGTTCCTGCTGATCGGGCTGGAAGTGCTGGTGCTGAACTTCAACCCGGCCATGGCCTGGGTGGGCCTTATCGCCGTCCCTCTGGTGCTGGTGGGCCGTTTCATCTCCGTGGCGGTTTCCGTCTCGCTCCTCGCCCGCTGGCAGAGCTTCGCCAAGGGCACCCTTGCCGTTCTCACGTGGGGCGGCGTGCGCGGCGGAATTTCGGTGGCGCTCGCGCTTTCGCTCACGGGCACACCGGCGCGTTCTCCGCTGCTCGCCGCCACCTATGCGGTCGTCCTGTTCACCATTCTGGTGCAGGGCCTCACCCTCGGATGGGTCGTCCGCAAGACGGCGGTGGTGCAGGAAGGAGGGCCGCGCGGTGGCCCGTCGGACGGGTGA
- a CDS encoding DUF4142 domain-containing protein, which produces MKTFHLATLALALAIPVTLATPAAAQTEGGQAGMNSMVSANPSTPEFATQAAQGDLFEIQSSELALQPSTGAATRAFATQMIEAHRKTTTDLKGMVASDRINVKLPTAMNAAQKQMLTRLQGLQGTAFDTQYRKDQIFAHENAVLLFERYAQAGDNAALKGWAANTVGELRQHLEMARQLPEE; this is translated from the coding sequence ATGAAGACCTTTCATCTCGCGACGCTTGCGCTCGCTCTTGCAATCCCCGTCACCCTCGCGACGCCCGCCGCGGCGCAGACCGAAGGCGGACAGGCGGGCATGAATTCCATGGTGAGCGCCAACCCGTCGACCCCGGAATTCGCCACCCAGGCGGCCCAGGGCGACCTGTTCGAAATTCAATCGAGCGAACTCGCCCTGCAGCCGTCGACCGGCGCGGCGACCCGGGCGTTCGCGACCCAGATGATTGAGGCCCATCGCAAAACCACGACGGATCTCAAGGGCATGGTCGCCAGCGACCGCATCAACGTGAAGCTGCCGACGGCGATGAATGCCGCGCAAAAGCAGATGTTGACGAGGCTGCAGGGGCTGCAGGGCACGGCCTTCGACACGCAATACCGGAAGGATCAGATCTTCGCTCACGAGAACGCCGTCCTGCTGTTCGAGCGCTATGCCCAGGCGGGCGACAATGCCGCCCTGAAGGGTTGGGCCGCGAACACCGTCGGCGAACTGCGGCAGCACCTGGAGATGGCGAGACAACTTCCGGAAGAGTGA
- a CDS encoding CoA transferase encodes MTLAHTLLTRFWSDIGGAPDDVRKAAFTGAGALPSVFAVTDFAAASIAAAGLAVSELVALRHDEAPSVTVDRRLASLWFGTSLRPEGWNVPPPWDPIAGDYRAADRWVRLHTNAPAHREAALAVLGVEAQKDAVAHAVAGWQAEELESAVVSRGGCAAAMMSQEEWRAHPQGRAVAAEPLLSREVTTAGGVPAWPVPRERPLRGIRVLDLTRVLAGPIATRFLAGFGAEVLRIDPPWWEEPGVVPEVTLGKSCARLDLRDGAQRARFEELLADADVLVHGYRPDALAGLGLDEARRRALRPGLIDVALDAYGWTGPWAGRRGFDSLVQMSTGIAEAGMRGFGRDRPTPLPVQALDHATGYLMAAAAIRAIGHRLRTGEGTQARTSLARVAAVLTAHPADPATAAIAPETSCDLAPETEATAWGPARRLRSPVTVGGLPLMWERPAAALGSSQPAW; translated from the coding sequence ATGACATTGGCCCACACTCTTCTCACCCGGTTCTGGTCGGATATCGGCGGCGCGCCCGACGACGTGCGCAAGGCGGCGTTCACCGGCGCGGGCGCGCTCCCGTCCGTCTTCGCCGTCACGGACTTCGCCGCGGCGTCCATCGCCGCCGCCGGCCTCGCCGTGTCCGAACTCGTGGCGCTGCGCCATGACGAAGCGCCGTCGGTCACGGTCGACCGGCGCCTCGCCTCGCTGTGGTTCGGCACCTCGCTGAGGCCCGAGGGCTGGAATGTGCCGCCGCCGTGGGATCCCATCGCCGGCGACTACCGCGCGGCGGACCGCTGGGTCCGCCTTCACACCAACGCGCCCGCCCATCGCGAGGCGGCGCTGGCGGTCCTCGGCGTCGAGGCGCAGAAGGACGCCGTGGCGCACGCCGTCGCCGGGTGGCAGGCCGAAGAACTCGAAAGCGCAGTCGTTTCGCGCGGTGGGTGCGCCGCCGCAATGATGTCGCAAGAGGAATGGCGCGCCCATCCGCAGGGCCGGGCGGTCGCGGCCGAACCGCTGCTCTCCCGGGAGGTGACGACGGCCGGCGGGGTACCGGCGTGGCCGGTGCCCCGCGAACGGCCGCTGCGGGGCATCCGCGTGCTCGATCTCACCCGCGTGCTTGCCGGCCCGATCGCCACCCGCTTCCTCGCCGGATTCGGGGCGGAGGTCCTCAGAATCGACCCGCCGTGGTGGGAAGAGCCGGGCGTCGTGCCGGAGGTGACGCTCGGCAAAAGCTGCGCGCGGCTCGACCTGCGCGACGGCGCGCAAAGAGCGCGGTTCGAGGAACTGCTGGCCGATGCGGACGTGCTCGTCCACGGCTATCGCCCGGATGCCCTCGCCGGTCTCGGCCTCGATGAAGCCCGCCGCCGTGCACTGCGGCCAGGCCTGATCGACGTGGCCCTCGACGCCTATGGCTGGACCGGCCCCTGGGCCGGCCGCCGGGGCTTCGACAGCCTCGTGCAGATGAGCACGGGCATTGCGGAGGCCGGAATGCGCGGCTTCGGCCGCGACAGGCCGACCCCCCTGCCCGTTCAGGCGCTCGACCACGCCACCGGATACCTCATGGCCGCCGCGGCGATCAGGGCCATCGGCCACCGGCTCCGCACCGGGGAGGGAACGCAGGCGCGGACCTCGCTGGCGCGGGTTGCCGCCGTGCTCACCGCCCATCCCGCCGACCCGGCCACCGCGGCCATCGCGCCGGAAACCTCCTGCGATCTCGCGCCGGAAACGGAGGCCACGGCATGGGGGCCGGCCCGCCGTCTGCGCAGTCCCGTCACCGTCGGCGGCCTTCCGCTGATGTGGGAAAGGCCGGCGGCCGCGCTCGGCAGCTCGCAACCGGCCTGGTGA
- a CDS encoding mannitol dehydrogenase family protein, whose protein sequence is MTTSVSDANLPALADKARIPSYARSKMEAGIVHFGVGNFHRAHMAVYLDDLFNLGLGHDWAIVGAGVREADKAMRSALGAQDYHTTIVAQEADETEVRITGSMIDFIDPARPDLVVARLSDPKIRIASLTVTEGGYHIDPATGKFNAQDPAILADLADFEHPRTIFGMMLKALQARRSAGHPPFTVLSCDNITGNGHITHNALTGFAGLIDPEFGAWVSEALSCPNTMVDRITPVTSDRERERLRREFGIEDRMPIFCEGFRQWVVEDRFTDGRPPLEKVGVTFVEDVAPYELMKIRILNGGHAAICYPAALLDMEFIHDGMLDPQIARYFDKLQESEIIPLVPPVPDVDLSAYKRRIVERFGNAKIGDTNRRVCFDGSNRQPQYVLPTVLDSLRQGKPVTGLALISAFWCRYCAGTTESGAAIAANDPAWERMNLTALAARQDPAAFLAMSDIFGEIGTHPAYIEAFGNALRSIWSRGTRETLRRYIDGEAL, encoded by the coding sequence ATGACGACGAGCGTGAGCGATGCCAACCTGCCCGCGCTCGCGGACAAGGCCCGCATCCCCTCCTATGCCCGCTCCAAGATGGAGGCGGGCATCGTCCACTTCGGCGTCGGCAATTTCCACCGCGCCCACATGGCGGTCTATCTGGACGACCTGTTCAATCTCGGCCTCGGCCACGACTGGGCCATCGTCGGCGCCGGCGTACGCGAGGCCGACAAGGCGATGCGCTCGGCCCTCGGCGCGCAGGACTACCACACCACCATCGTCGCCCAGGAGGCGGACGAGACCGAGGTGCGCATCACCGGCTCGATGATCGACTTCATCGATCCCGCCCGGCCGGATCTCGTGGTCGCCCGGCTTTCCGACCCGAAAATCCGCATCGCCTCGCTCACGGTGACCGAAGGCGGCTACCACATCGACCCCGCGACCGGAAAGTTCAACGCGCAGGATCCGGCGATCCTCGCCGACCTCGCGGATTTCGAGCATCCGCGCACCATCTTCGGCATGATGCTGAAGGCGCTTCAGGCCCGCCGCTCCGCCGGCCATCCGCCGTTCACGGTGCTGTCGTGCGACAACATCACCGGCAACGGCCACATCACCCACAATGCCCTGACCGGCTTCGCAGGGCTGATCGATCCCGAATTCGGCGCCTGGGTGTCGGAGGCGCTGTCCTGCCCCAACACCATGGTCGACCGCATCACCCCGGTGACGAGCGACCGCGAGCGCGAGCGGCTGCGCCGCGAGTTCGGCATCGAGGACCGGATGCCGATCTTCTGCGAGGGCTTCCGCCAGTGGGTGGTCGAGGACCGCTTCACCGACGGCCGGCCGCCGCTGGAAAAGGTCGGCGTCACCTTCGTCGAGGACGTCGCGCCCTACGAGCTGATGAAGATCCGCATCCTCAACGGCGGCCATGCCGCGATCTGCTATCCGGCCGCGCTGCTCGACATGGAGTTCATCCACGACGGCATGCTCGACCCGCAGATCGCCCGCTATTTCGACAAGCTGCAGGAAAGCGAGATCATCCCCCTGGTCCCGCCGGTGCCGGACGTGGACCTTTCCGCCTACAAGCGGCGGATCGTGGAGCGCTTCGGCAACGCCAAGATCGGCGACACCAACCGCCGCGTCTGCTTCGACGGCTCCAACCGGCAGCCGCAATATGTGCTGCCGACGGTGCTCGATAGTCTTCGGCAGGGCAAGCCCGTCACCGGCCTCGCGCTGATCTCGGCGTTCTGGTGCCGCTACTGCGCCGGCACGACGGAAAGCGGCGCCGCGATCGCCGCGAACGATCCGGCGTGGGAGCGCATGAACTTGACGGCCCTCGCCGCCCGGCAGGATCCGGCCGCGTTCCTCGCCATGAGCGACATCTTCGGCGAGATCGGCACCCATCCGGCCTATATCGAAGCGTTCGGCAATGCGCTGCGCAGCATCTGGTCGCGCGGCACGCGGGAAACCCTGCGGCGCTACATCGACGGCGAAGCGCTTTGA
- a CDS encoding FadR/GntR family transcriptional regulator gives MSSTMNDGDETRTGPNAKPVARRRKPRMRQEIVAGLARRILSGQIPPGDFLPREPDLCAEYGVSRTVIREATKVLESKGLLRSRPRLGTEVLQANAWNMLDPDLLGWVGSDFHDPRFVDSLMEARSIIEPAAAELAATRASAAELAALERAYRQMGVSLPHDIDVGAEADMEFHTALLVASHNHVLACLAGVIRAAMVALFELTNRATVSHAGALDLHGEVVDAVRLRDPARARRAIEAILETSKRDLANLRATQVEPASGER, from the coding sequence GTGTCTTCGACCATGAACGACGGCGACGAGACCAGAACCGGCCCGAATGCGAAGCCGGTGGCGCGGCGGCGCAAGCCGCGCATGCGCCAGGAAATCGTCGCCGGCCTCGCGCGCCGCATTCTCTCCGGCCAGATCCCGCCGGGCGATTTCCTGCCGCGCGAGCCCGATCTCTGCGCCGAATACGGCGTCAGCCGCACGGTCATCCGCGAGGCGACCAAGGTGCTGGAATCGAAGGGGCTGCTGCGCTCGCGGCCGCGCCTCGGCACCGAGGTGCTGCAGGCCAATGCCTGGAACATGCTCGACCCGGATCTGCTGGGCTGGGTCGGCAGCGACTTCCACGACCCGCGCTTCGTCGATTCGCTGATGGAGGCGCGCAGCATCATCGAGCCGGCGGCGGCCGAACTCGCCGCGACGCGGGCGAGCGCCGCCGAACTCGCCGCGCTGGAGCGGGCCTACCGGCAGATGGGCGTTTCGCTGCCTCACGACATCGATGTCGGCGCGGAGGCCGACATGGAATTCCACACCGCGCTTCTGGTCGCGAGCCACAACCATGTGCTCGCCTGCCTCGCCGGTGTCATCCGCGCCGCCATGGTCGCCCTGTTCGAACTGACCAACCGCGCCACGGTGAGCCATGCCGGCGCGCTCGACCTCCACGGCGAGGTGGTGGATGCCGTGCGGCTGCGCGACCCGGCCCGGGCGCGCCGCGCCATCGAGGCGATTCTGGAGACCAGCAAGCGCGACCTCGCCAATCTCCGCGCGACGCAAGTGGAGCCGGCCTCGGGCGAGCGCTGA